In Amaranthus tricolor cultivar Red isolate AtriRed21 chromosome 3, ASM2621246v1, whole genome shotgun sequence, a single window of DNA contains:
- the LOC130807301 gene encoding uncharacterized protein LOC130807301, whose amino-acid sequence MSTQTKIKVKDDGIGASKRRSIAEADHWAFLEEFEAPMWADLSLESTLSTEDNNDAWFHTSHPFHYHSARRLRSAFAHPDVGNDIFNFNLQGPCSPHLPFSVSKSRGNNYRIRDRTSNCRQICLSKGHPINDLGGRFSSINSVSSQEAKSKVNHGNQSKASNSITSEVDDSVRSVSLKFESASTSGVSTSTTRTVSWHQDLKDSEELNDAFNRTGDPDSQFARPSRVSKSTLKTLGWQQNSKVSGESKDSFALTGGLLNSLRTNLRKSHATRPALRLEVSDNTEANNHKISSGKLSVSSSCTGPVTKGEGSAAVSIGHSCKKKSEARKSCNFKSNLNFSSTGYDTKGRKSSAGKSHVGSSTGYDRKGKKSAAVPKSDHCQQVKVKLNVHIGSKDHKSSFGRPNQGFSYAKLDVNEMAAGVKLAKDKVSNLRDLRQNLAQGKGKAKKVRVPSVRADNSYSSKKNGRDVAPAAAANTQKTSNSKVFLQTTQKILLSQSGIAQGVEGKVGGRQFNKFACRGKENLGGRAVSSHRSGDSVPSWRVSDHKVPGLKSKYNVGVTSAGSKVRIDRMNDAKKSLNARVYLR is encoded by the exons ATGTCGACTCAAACTAAGATCAAGGTTAAAGATGATGGTATTGGAGCGTCCAAGAGGAGAAGCATTGCGGAAGCTGATCACTGGGCGTTTCTG GAAGAGTTTGAGGCACCAATGTGGGCTGATCTTTCGTTGGAATCAACACTGTCGACTGAAGACAA TAATGATGCATGGTTTCACACAAGCCATCC GTTCCATTATCATTCTGCACGGCGTTTAAGATCTGCATTTGCACATCCGGATGTGGGGAATgacattttcaactttaacctGCAAGGACCATGTTCTCCACATCTTCCGTTTTCTGTTTCAAAATCAAGAGGCAACAACTATAGAATTAGAGACAGGACAAGCAACTGTCGTCAAATTTGTTTAAGTAAAGGACATCCCATTAATGATTTGGGTGGTAGGTTTTCATCAATTAATTCAGTTTCAAGTCAGGAAGCTAAATCTAAAGTGAACCATGGGAATCAAAGTAAAGCTTCTAATTCAATCACCAGTGAGGTGGATGATTCAGTAAGAAGTGTGTCTCTAAAGTTTGAGTCAGCAAGCACAAGCGGGGTTTCAACAAGCACCACAAGAACTGTAAGTTGGCACCAAGATTTAAAGGATTCTGAGGAGCTGAACGATGCATTTAATCGCACTGGTGATCCAGATTCACAGTTTGCACGACCAAGTAGGGTCTCAAAAAGCACCTTGAAAACTCTAGGTTGGCAACAAAATTCAAAGGTTTCGGGGGAGTCAAAAGATTCATTTGCTCTCACAGGTGGTCTTCTAAATTCTTTGAGAACCAATCTCAGGAAAAGTCATGCCACTAGACCAGCACTGCGGCTTGAGGTCAGTGACAATACAGAAGCAAACAATCACAAAATTTCGTCAGGCAAGTTGAGTGTGAGCTCATCTTGTACTGGACCTGTTACTAAAGGCGAGGGATCTGCAGCTGTGTCAATAGGTCATTCctgcaaaaaaaaatcagaagctcGTAAATCTTGCAATTTCAAGTCCAATTTGAACTTTTCTAGTACTGGATATGATACAAAAGGCCGTAAATCTTCTGCTGGCAAGTCCCATGTAGGCTCTTCTACTGGATATGATCGAAAAGGCAAAAAATCTGCAGCTGTACCAAAATCAGATCACTGCCAGCAAGTGAAAGTAAAGTTGAATGTTCATATAGGGTCGAAAGATCACAAGTCTTCATTTGGGAGGCCTAACCAAGGATTCTCGTATGCAAAGCTTGATGTTAATGAAATGGCAGCTGGTGTCAAACTGGCTAAAGATAAAGTTTCCAATTTGAGAGATCTAAGGCAAAACCTTGCTCAAGGAAAAGGGAAAGCTAAAAAAGTGAGGGTGCCATCTGTTCGTGCTGACAATTCCTACAGCTCTAAGAAAAATGGTAGAGATGTTGCTCCTGCTGCAGCAGCCAATACCCAGAAAACTTCAAACTCAAAG GTTTTTCTTCAAACAACTCAAAAAATTCTATTAAGTCAGTCAGGAATTGCTCAAGGCGTTGAGGGTAAAGTAGGAGGCAGGCAGTTTAATAAATTTGCATGCAGAGGAAAAGAGAACCTGGGAGGAAGAGCAGTTTCAAGTCATAGATCTGGTGACAGCGTGCCAAGTTGGAGAGTATCAGATCACAAGGTACCCGGACTGAAGTCAAAATACAATGTTGGAGTAACATCAGCTGGTTCGAAG GTGAGGATTGATAGGATGAATGATGCCAAAAAGTCCCTAAATGCTCGAGTCTATCTTAGATGA
- the LOC130807300 gene encoding zinc finger protein 7-like, translating into MAHSHEGEEQNYTHFPFSLDLNLCFDPNKDLTQDVGDESDDKVTGDEISPPSNNRVFSCNYCRRKFFSSQALGGHQNAHKRERTIAKRAMRIGALADRHVSLASLPLHGSSPVPSFPISSRPSIDIQAHHGSMMMMMHHPHLQPSDLHHHHQHLFDHEHGIVNGAAPAAKFEGQNGYLLGGVPVYNAVPFWPGSFRQLDDEAESSSIIISNNNNDHYSLDNNNCCPDLTLKL; encoded by the coding sequence atggcacactcaCATGAAGGAGAGGAACAAAATTACACCCACTTTCCATTTTCTCTTGACTTAAATCTTTGTTTTGATCCAAACAAGGATTTAACTCAAGATGTTGGTGATGAAAGTGATGATAAAGTTACAGGGGATGAAATATCACCACCTAGTAATAATAGAGTATTCTCTTGCAATTACTGTAGGAGAAAATTCTTTAGCTCACAGGCACTTGGTGGTCATCAAAATGCTCATAAAAGAGAAAGAACTATTGCTAAAAGAGCTATGAGAATTGGTGCTTTAGCTGACAGACATGTAAGTTTAGCATCACTTCCACTTCATGGGTCTTCTCCTGTACCTTCATTTCCAATTTCATCTAGACCGTCCATTGATATTCAAGCACATCATGGAtctatgatgatgatgatgcatcATCCTCATCTTCAGCCGTCCGatttacatcatcatcatcaacatctgTTTGATCATGAACATGGTATAGTTAATGGTGCTGCTCCAGCTGCAAAATTCGAAGGGCAAAATGGGTATTTACTAGGGGGTGTTCCTGTCTATAATGCGGTGCCGTTTTGGCCCGGAAGTTTTAGGCAGTTAGATGATGAAGCTGAAAGTTCATCTATCAttatttctaataataataatgatcattATTCACTTGACAATAATAATTGTTGTCCTGATCTGACCTtgaaattatga